The Candidatus Eisenbacteria bacterium DNA window CTTTACGACTTCACCGCCGATTGGTGCCCGCCCTGCAACGCGATGAAGGCGGAACTGTTCTCGGACGAGAAGTCCGCGAAGGCCATCACCGGCATGGTCGTTCCCGTCCGCGTGCTCGATCGCCAGCGCGAGGAGGGCCGCAACGCCGCGTGGGTGGACTCGCTGCAGCGCGCCTACGCCGTGGACGGCTTTCCCACGCTGGTCGTCTTCTCGCCGAAGAGCGGCCGAAGCCAGAGGAGCACGGGCTTCGCCGGCAGCCAGCCGACGCTGCAGTGGATCTCGCGCAGCGCCTACGCCGTTCAGTCCGGCGTCGCCCCCGACGGTACGCCGGTGCGCTGAGCGAGTTGGCGCGAGGGGCCGGTCGCATCGGCCGGCCCCTCGCGTTGTCGCCCGACCGCGCGCCTACCGGCCCAACAGCACCATGCGCCGCTGGTCACGAAATCCCGGCGCGGTCATTCGGTAGAGGTAGACTCCCGGCCGCGCCCGCTGGCCCGTCCCATCCGTGCCGTCCCACATGATCGCGTGCGTGCCCGGCCCGAACGCGCCGTCACCGCTCGCGAACATGTGGAGATAATTGAGTCCTTGTCCGGTGTCGTAGTTGATCGCGTGCAGCGACTCGTGGATGAGCTGGCTGTTCGCCGTTCCTCCCGGACGCGTCCAGCGGCCCGGGCCCGTATTGCCGACCTGTGACGGGAACGGGCCGGGGATCTGAAGGGAGTTCTCGTGGTAGAAGCCGGGGTCATTCACCGTCGCGCTGTCCTCGGCCGTCGCCCACCAGTAACCCGATGGCGACAGGCCATAGTTGTGGATGCGACCGCCAGATTCCCAGCCGTCGCCTGCGTAGGTCGCCCACTGGCCGTAGCCACTGAACTGCCTGCCGAAGATGTACGCGTCGA harbors:
- a CDS encoding thioredoxin family protein; the encoded protein is MPPAETRPGSTRFDPSWLLLVAAALFLVRVGWGVWESYNPPKKSEKVAWVEFAGAEALAKQTGKPILYDFTADWCPPCNAMKAELFSDEKSAKAITGMVVPVRVLDRQREEGRNAAWVDSLQRAYAVDGFPTLVVFSPKSGRSQRSTGFAGSQPTLQWISRSAYAVQSGVAPDGTPVR